The following coding sequences lie in one Arachis hypogaea cultivar Tifrunner chromosome 4, arahy.Tifrunner.gnm2.J5K5, whole genome shotgun sequence genomic window:
- the LOC112796154 gene encoding peroxidase A2: protein MMMNSLFGLTSVLCFVVGTLILPFSNAQLDPSFYNTTCPNVHSIVSNVLTNVSKSDPRMLASLIRLHFHDCFVQGCDGSILLNDTSSIVSEQSAGPNNNSIRGLDVINQIKTAVENACPAVVSCADIVALAAEVSSELANGPSWQVPLGRRDSLTANQTLANQNLPAANFNLTLLISRFANQNLNITDLVALSGAHTIGRAQCRFFSNRLYNFSSSGNPDPTLNTSYLQTLKSICPNDGGSGTNLTNLDLTTPDTFDNNYYSNLQQQNGLLQSDQELWNTTGASTITIVNSFSSNQTLFFEAFKASMIKMGNIGVLTGSQGEIRTQCNFVNGNSSGLATLVTKQSQDNDGRVSSI, encoded by the exons ATGATGATGAATTCCCTTTTTGGTCTCACTAGTGTTTTATGCTTTGTGGTTGGAACACTAATATTACCCTTTTCAAATGCACAACTAGATCCCTCGTTCTACAACACTACATGTCCCAATGTTCATTCAATTGTGAGTAACGTGCTCACAAATGTCTCAAAATCTGATCCAAGAATGCTTGCTAGTCTCATCAGACTCCACTTTCATGATTGCTTTGTTCAA GGTTGTGATGGATCAATTTTGTTGAATGACACAAGTAGCATAGTGAGCGAGCAAAGTGCAGGGCCAAATAACAACTCAATAAGAGGTTTAGATGttatcaatcaaatcaaaacagCCGTGGAAAATGCATGCCCTGCTGTTGTTTCTTGTGCTGATATTGTTGCTCTTGCTGCTGAAGTATCTTCTGAATTG GCGAATGGTCCTAGCTGGCAGGTTCCATTAGGAAGAAGGGACAGTTTAACAGCAAACCAAACACTTGCTAATCAAAATCTTCCGGCTGCAAACTTCAACCTCACTCTACTTATATCTAGATTTGCTAATCAAAATCTCAACATTACTGACCTTGTTGCACTCTCAG GGGCTCACACAATTGGCAGAGCTCAATGTAGATTTTTCAGCAATCGATTATACAATTTTAGCAGCAGTGGAAACCCTGATCCAACTTTAAACACAAGTTACCTACAAACACTTAAATCAATTTGCCCTAATGATGGTGGGTCAGGGACTAATCTCACCAATTTGGACCTAACAACCCCTGACACATTTGATAACAACTATTACTCCAATCTTCAACAACAAAATGGATTGCTTCAGAGTGATCAAGAGTTGTGGAACACTACAGGTGCATCTACAATTACCATTGTCAACAGTTTTAGTAGCAACCAAACTCTCTTCTTTGAGGCATTTAAGGCTTCAATGATTAAGATGGGTAACATTGGAGTTTTAACTGGCTCTCAAGGTGAAATCAGAACACAGTGTAATTTTGTCAATGGAAATTCTTCTGGATTGGCTACTCTAGTCACCAAACAATCACAAGATAATGATGGAAGGGTTAGCTCAATCTAA
- the LOC112794602 gene encoding peroxidase 15-like, whose protein sequence is LQGGGPDWKVALGRRDSLTANRTLANQNLPAAFFTLPQLTTAFANQGLNITDLVTLSGAHTFGRAQCQFFFARLYNFNGTGNPDPTLDSSYRQILQSQCPIDGSKNTSVVNLDLTTPDTVDNKYYSNLQAQKGLLQSDQELFSTPNASTTAIVNNFSANQTLFFEAFRASMIKMGNIGVLTGSNGEIRKQCNLVNSNSMGLANVSSNKEFFSEDGMVSSY, encoded by the exons TTACAGGGAGGTGGTCCTGATTGGAAAGTTGCATTGGGAAGAAGGGATAGTTTAACAGCAAACCGCACACTTGCCAATCAAAACCTTCCAGCTGCTTTCTTCACTCTTCCACAACTTACAACAGCCTTTGCTAATCAAGGACTCAACATTACGGATCTAGTTACACTCTCag GTGCTCATACATTTGGGAGAGCTCAATGCCAATTCTTCTTTGCTCGATTATATAATTTCAATGGCACTGGCAACCCTGATCCAACCCTAGACAGCAGTTACCGGCAAATACTACAATCACAATGCCCTATAGACGGATCAAAGAATACTTCTGTGGTGAACTTGGATCTAACCACACCCGACACGGTCGACAACAAATACTATTCCAACCTTCAGGCTCAAAAGGGTCTGCTTCAAAGTGATCAAGAACTCTTCTCTACACCAAATGCAAGCACTACCGCCATTGTCAACAATTTTAGCGCTAACCAAACCCTATTCTTTGAGGCCTTTAGGGCTTCCATGATCAAAATGGGTAATATTGGTGTGCTTACCGGATCAAATGGTGAAATTAGAAAACAATGTAATTTAGTTAATAGCAACTCTATGGGATTGGCTAATGTTTCATCTAATAAGGAATTTTTCTCAGAAGATGGCATGGTTAGCTCCTATTAA